From the Lolium rigidum isolate FL_2022 chromosome 2, APGP_CSIRO_Lrig_0.1, whole genome shotgun sequence genome, one window contains:
- the LOC124689269 gene encoding indole-3-acetate beta-glucosyltransferase-like, which produces MPHVLVVPMPGQGHINPMVQFAKKLVLKGVAATLVTTHFIARTTRIDAGQVQVEAISDGHDDGGFSSAASPEEYLHKLEVAGSASLAELIKARALSGRPFTCVVYDSFLRWAARTARAMDLPAIPFSTQSCAVSAVYHYVNEGKLPVPAAGGEKSVALAGLPEMERWEFPTFLFDDGPYASLTVPALTQFAGKDEDDWVLFNSFEELEAEVLVGLSPHFKARAIGPCVPLPTAESGDADRFTYGANLLDPAEDTCIKWLDTKPPGSVAYVSFGSLASLGAAQTEELARGLLAAGKPFLWVVRATEEAQLPRHLLDTATTSGAALIVRWCPQLDVLVHRAVGCFVTHCGWNSTLEALGFGVPMMALPIWTDQPINARLIEGAWGAGVRARRDAAGIFLRDEIESCVHAVMDDEGIAASAREAARRWSDAARAAVTPGGSSDRNLDEFVEFVRANAGKNRKPLGLENNETGARSRVQDVICT; this is translated from the exons ATGCCTCATGTCCTTGTCGTGCCCATGCCCGGCCAAGGCCACATAAACCCTATGGTGCAGTTCGCCAAGAAGCTGGTGCTCAAGGGCGTAGCCGCCACCCTAGTCACAACCCACTTCATCGCTCGAACAACCAGAATCGACGCTGGCCAAGTGCAGGTCGAGGCCATCTCCGACGGGCACGATGATGGCGGGTTCTCGTCGGCGGCGAGCCCGGAGGAGTACTTGCACAAGCTGGAGGTCGCCGGCTCGGCCTCCCTGGCCGAGCTCATCAAGGCGCGTGCGTTGTCCGGGCGCCCCTTCACCTGCGTGGTGTACGACTCGTTCTTGCGCTGGGCGGCGCGGACAGCGCGTGCGATGGACCTGCCCGCCATCCCGTTCTCCACCCAGTCCTGCGCGGTGAGCGCGGTGTACCACTACGTGAATGAGGGGAAGCTCCCCGTGCCGGCGGCCGGGGGTGAGAAGAGCGTGGCGCTCGCGGGGCTGCCGGAGATGGAGAGGTGGGAGTTCCCAACGTTCCTGTTCGATGACGGGCCATACGCGTCGCTCACTGTGCCGGCGCTCACCCAGTTCGCCGGCAAGGACGAGGATGACTGGGTGCTCTTCAACTCGTTTGAAGAGTTGGAGGCTGAG GTCTTGGTTGGACTGTCACCCCACTTCAAGGCCCGAGCCATTGGGCCATGCGTGCCGCTGCCCACCGCGGAATCCGGCGATGCTGACCGCTTCACCTACGGCGCCAACCTGCTCGACCCGGCGGAGGACACCTGCATCAAGTGGCTGGACACCAAGCCCCCGGGCTCCGTCGCCTACGTCTCCTTCGGTAGCTTGGCGTCTCTCGGCGCCGCCCAGACAGAGGAGCTCGCGCGCGGCCTCCTCGCGGCCGGCAAGCCCTTCCTGTGGGTGGTGAGGGCCACCGAGGAGGCGCAGCTCCCGCGCCACCTCCTGGACACGGCGACGACGTCGGGCGCCGCGCTCATCGTGCGCTGGTGCCCGCAGCTGGACGTCCTGGTGCACCGCGCCGTGGGCTGCTTCGTCacgcactgcgggtggaactccaCGCTGGAGGCGCTCGGCTTCGGCGTGCCGATGATGGCGCTGCCGATTTGGACCGACCAGCCGATCAACGCCCGGCTCATCGAGGGCGCGTGGGGCGCCGGCGTGCGCGCGCGCCGCGATGCGGCGGGGATATTCCTGCGGGACGAGATCGAGAGCTGCGTGCACGCCGTCATGGATGATGAAGGGATCGCAGCTTCCGCGCGAGAGGCGgcacggcggtggagcgacgcggcgcgcgcggcggtcaCCCCCGGCGGCAGCTCTGATCGGAACCTGGACGAGTTCGTGGAGTTCGTGCGCGCAAACGCTGGCAAGAATCGGAAGCCTCTTGGCTTGGAAAACAACGAGACTGGAGCACGCAGCAGGGTGCAAGACGTGATTTGCACGTGA